One Chaetodon trifascialis isolate fChaTrf1 chromosome 21, fChaTrf1.hap1, whole genome shotgun sequence genomic window carries:
- the LOC139349643 gene encoding poly [ADP-ribose] polymerase tankyrase-2-like isoform X1 — protein sequence MASVAAGFWGSAACCSHSKYPRTSSLKVGRGRSPPSMSSGRRCSGVSGLGGGAVSPGPVLAEVVELGVGSAAGEASRELFEACRSGDLERVRKLVSAKNVNSRDTAGRKSTPLHFAAGFGRRDVVDFLLQNRANVHARDDGGLISLHNACSFGHADVVSLLLHHGADANARDNWNYTPLHEAAIKGKIDVCIVLLQHGAEPTIRNTDGRTALDLAEPSAKAVLTGEYRKDELLESARSGNEEKLMALLTPLNVNCHASDGRKSTPLHLAAGYNRVKTVQLLLQHGADVHAKDKGDLVPLHNACSYGHYEVTELLVKHGACVNAMDLWQFTPLHEAASKNRVEVCSLLLSYGADPTFLNCHNKSSIDLAPTLQLKERLAYEFRGHSLLQAAREADVVRVKKHLSLETINFKHPHTQETALHCASASAYLKRKQVCELLLRKGANVNDKTKDLMTPLHLASEKAHNDVIEVLVKHEAKVNAVDHLGQTALHRAARCGHLQTCRLLLSAGCDPLLTSLQGFSPSQLGNESVQEILQAEGVLIGNSEVDRQLLEASKTGDLETVKKLCTMHNVNCRDVEGRQSTPLHFAAGYNRLAVVQFLLQHGADVHAKDKGGLVPLHNACSYGHYEVAELLVLHGAVVNVADLWKFTPLHEAAAKGKYDICKLLLQHGADPTRKNRDGNTPLDLVKDTDTDIQDLLRGDAALLDAAKKGCLARVKKLCTRDNVNCRDTQGRHSTPLHLAAGYNNLEVAEYLLQHGAEVNSQDKGGLIPLHNAASYGHVDVAALLIKFEACVNATDKWAFTPLHEAAQKGRTQLCALLLAHGADPTLRNQEGQSPLDLVTADDVRALLSAAMPPSALPGCYKPQVISVAASGAPPVAVVPPLFSSSSSSSSSSSPSSGADTTTAATTNSNTAALSKASNSSSSPPPSSSSSSAFPEMSALLPVAEGSSGAEKKEEAVDLSISQFLKNLGLEQLLEIFDREQITLDVLVEMGHRELKEIGINAYGHRHKIIKGVERLISGPQSLNPYLTLNTANSGTILIDLSADDKEFQSVEEEMQSTIREHRDGGHAGGVFSRYALVKIQKVCNKKLWERYTHRRKEVSEENHNHSNERMLFHGSPFVNAIIHKGFDERHAYIGGMFGAGIYFAENSSKSNQYVYGIGGGTGCPLHKDRSCYVCHRHLLFCRVTLGKSFLQFSAMKMAHSPPGHHSVTGRPSVNGLALAEYVIYRGEQAYPEYLITYQIMKPDESADG from the exons ATGGCCTCAGTAGCTGCAGGGTTCTGGGGTTCGGCCGCCTGCTGCTCGCACTCCAAATACCCCAGAACCAGCAGTCTGAAAGTGGGACGAGGCCGTTCGCCGCCGTCCATGTCATCCGGCCGGAGATGTTCTGGGGTGTCCGGGCTCGGGGGTGGGGCTGTGTCCCCGGGGCCCGTGCTGGCAGAGGTGGTGGAGCTCGGCGTGGGGTCGGCGGCAGGCGAGGCCAGCAGGGAGCTGTTCGAGGCCTGTCGGAGCGGAGACCTGGAGCGAGTTCGGAAACTGGTGTCAGCCAAGAACGTGAACAGCCGGGACACAGCAGGGAGGAAGTCCACGCCTCTACACTTTgctgcag gCTTCGGTCGTAGAGACGTCGTGGACTTCCTCCTCCAGAACAGAGCCAACGTCCACGCCAGAGACGACGGGGGACTGATATCGCTCCACAACGCCTGCTCCTTTGGCCATGCTGAC GTGGTGAGTCTGCTGCTTCACCACGGGGCGGACGCCAACGCCAGAGACAACTGGAACTACACTCCACTTCACGAGGCAGCTATCAAGGGCAAGATTGACGTGTGCATCG tgctgctgcagcacggCGCCGAGCCGACCATCAGGAACACAGACGGTCGAACCGCTCTGGATCTGGCTGAACCGTCCGCCAAAGCAGTCCTGACAG GTGAATACAGAAAAGACGAGCTTCTGGAAAGTGCGAG GAGCGGGAACGAGGAGAAGCTGATGGCTCTGCTGACGCCGCTCAACGTCAACTGTCACGCTAGCGATGGACGAAAG TCGACGCCGTTACACCTGGCAGCCGGATACAACCGCGTCAAGACAGTCCAGCTGTTACTGCAGCACGGCGCTGATGTGCACGCCAAGGACAAGGG GGATCTGGTTCCTCTTCATAACGCCTGTTCGTACGGTCACTATGAGGTCACTGAGCTGCTGGTGAAG CATGGAGCCTGTGTCAATGCCATGGACCTGTGGCAGTTCACACCTCTTCATGAAGCCGCTTCCAAGAACCGAGTTGAG gtgtgCTCCCTCCTGCTGAGCTACGGAGCCGACCCCACCTTCCTCAACTGTCACAATAAAAGCTCCATCGACCTCGCTCCCACGCTGCAGCTGAAAGAACGGCTGGCCT ATGAGTTCAGAGGTCACAGCCTGCTGCAGGCAGCCAGGGAGGCCGATGTGGTCCGAGTGAAGAAGCATCTGAGCCTGGAGACCATCAACTTCAAACACCCCCACACTCAGGAGACGGCGCTG CATTGTGCGTCTGCCTCTGCATACCTGAAGAGGAAGCAAGTATGTGAACTTCTACTGAGGAAGGGCGCCAACGTCAACGACAAGACGAAAGA CCTGATGACCCCCCTCCACCTGGCGTCAGAAAAAGCCCACAACGACGTCATCGAGGTGCTGGTCAAACATGAAGCCAAG GTGAACGCAGTGGATCACCTCGGCCAGACGGCGCTGCATCGGGCCGCTCGCTGCGGTcacctgcagacctgcaggctgctgctgagcgCCGGCTGCGACCCGCTGCTCACGTCGCTGCAGGGATTCTCGCCTTCACAGCTGGGCAACGAGAGCGTGCAGGAGATCCTGCAAG cagaAGGAGTTCTGATCGGGAACTCTGAGGTCGACCGACAGCTGCTGGAAGCCTCCAAAACAGGAGACCTGGAAACTGTCAAG AAGCTCTGCACGATGCACAACGTGAACTGCAGGGACGTGGAGGGTCGACAGTCGACGCCGCTGCACTTCGCCGCCGGCTACAACCGGCTGGCCGTCGTCCAGTTCCTGCTGCAGCACGGAGCTGATGTGCACGCCAAGGATAAAGG AGGTCTGGTTCCTCTCCATAACGCCTGTTCATACGGTCACTACGAGGTCGCCGAGTTGTTGGTCCTTCACGGTGCCGTGGTCAATGTGGCTGACCTCTGGAAGTTCACGCCGCTGCATGAAGCAGCCGCCAAGGGCAAATACGACATCTGCAAACTCCtgctgcag CACGGTGCCGATCCGACCCGGAAGAACCGAGACGGTAACACCCCTCTGGATCTGGTGAAGGACACAGACACGGACATCCAGGACCTGCTGAGGGGCGACGCCGCCCTGCTGGACGCCGCCAAGAAAGGCTGCCTGGCCCGGGTGAAGAAACTCTGCACACGAGACAACGTCAACTGTCGAGATACACAGGGGAGACACTCTACACCGCTGCACCTGGCTg cggGCTATAATAACCTGGAGGTGGCAGAGTACCTGCTGCAGCACGGAGCTGAGGTGAACTCTCAAGACAAGGGAGGACTGATTCCTCTGCACAATGCTGCCTCCTATGGG CACGTAGACGTAGCCGCTCTGCTCATCAAGTTCGAAGCCTGCGTCAACGCCACCGACAAGTGGGCGTTCACTCCGCTGCACGAGGCCGCTCAGAAGGGCCGGACGCAGCTGTGTGCCCTCCTATTGGCTCATGGTGCAGACCCCACCCTCCGAAACCAGGAGGGACAGTCGCCGCTGGACCTGGTCACG gctgaTGATGTTCGGGCTTTGCTATCAGCTGCCatgcctccctctgctctccccgGCTGTTATAAACCTCAGGTCATCAGCGTGGCGGCCTCCGGTGCTCCACCTGTCGCTGTCGTCCcacccctcttctcctcctcttcttcctcctcctcctcttcatccccctcCTCTGGTGCTGACACCACAACAGCAGCCACGACCAACAGCAACACCGCTGCTCTCTCTAAGGCTTCAAACTCCTCAtcttcaccaccaccatcctctTCATCGTCCTCTGCGTTTCCTGAGATGTCGGCGCTGCTGCCGGTGGCTGAGGGCTCATCAGGCgctgagaagaaagaggaag ctgttgATCTCAGCATCTCTCAGTTCCTGAAGAACCTCGGACTGGAACAGCTTCTGGAGATCTTTGACAGAGAGCAG atcaCTCTGGATGTGCTGGTGGAGATGGGTCACCGCGAGCTGAAGGAGATCGGCATCAACGCCTACGGACACAGACACAAGATCATCAAAGGAGTGGAGAGGCTCATCAGCGGGCCGcaga gTCTCAACCCTTATCTGACATTGAATACAGCCAACAGCGGAACGATCTTGATCGACCTCTCAGCCGATGACAAAGAGTTCCagtcagtggaggaggag ATGCAAAGTACCATCAGAGAGCACCGAGACGGCGGCCATGCTGGAGGAGTTTTCAGCAGATATGCGCTGGTTAAG ATCCAGAAGGTCTGCAACAAGAAGCTGTGGGAGAGGTACACCCACCGCAGGAAGGAAGTTTCAGAGGAAAACCACAACCACTCCAACGAACGCATGCTCTTCCACG GCTCTCCGTTCGTCAACGCCATCATCCATAAAGGTTTTGACGAGCGTCACGCCTACATCGGCGGGATGTTTGGCGCTGGGATCTACTTCGCCGAGAACTCGTCGAAGAGCAACCAGTACGTTTACGGGATCGGAGGAGGAACGGGCTGCCCGCTGCACAAAGACCGCTCCTGCTACGTCTGCCACCG GCACCTGTTGTTCTGCAGGGTGACTCTAGGGAAGTCCTTCCTGCAGTTCAGTGCCATGAAGATGGCTCACTCTCCGCCGGGCCACCACTCTGTCACTGGCAGACCGAGTGTCAACGGCCTCGCGCTGGCCGAGTACGTCATCTACAGAGGAGAGCAG GCCTATCCAGAGTACCTGATCACTTACCAGATCATGAAGCCTGACGAGTCTgcagatggatga
- the LOC139349643 gene encoding poly [ADP-ribose] polymerase tankyrase-2-like isoform X2: MASVAAGFWGSAACCSHSKYPRTSSLKVGRGRSPPSMSSGRRCSGVSGLGGGAVSPGPVLAEVVELGVGSAAGEASRELFEACRSGDLERVRKLVSAKNVNSRDTAGRKSTPLHFAAGFGRRDVVDFLLQNRANVHARDDGGLISLHNACSFGHADVVSLLLHHGADANARDNWNYTPLHEAAIKGKIDVCIVLLQHGAEPTIRNTDGRTALDLAEPSAKAVLTGEYRKDELLESARSGNEEKLMALLTPLNVNCHASDGRKSTPLHLAAGYNRVKTVQLLLQHGADVHAKDKGDLVPLHNACSYGHYEVTELLVKHGACVNAMDLWQFTPLHEAASKNRVEVCSLLLSYGADPTFLNCHNKSSIDLAPTLQLKERLAYEFRGHSLLQAAREADVVRVKKHLSLETINFKHPHTQETALHCASASAYLKRKQVCELLLRKGANVNDKTKDLMTPLHLASEKAHNDVIEVLVKHEAKVNAVDHLGQTALHRAARCGHLQTCRLLLSAGCDPLLTSLQGFSPSQLGNESVQEILQEGVLIGNSEVDRQLLEASKTGDLETVKKLCTMHNVNCRDVEGRQSTPLHFAAGYNRLAVVQFLLQHGADVHAKDKGGLVPLHNACSYGHYEVAELLVLHGAVVNVADLWKFTPLHEAAAKGKYDICKLLLQHGADPTRKNRDGNTPLDLVKDTDTDIQDLLRGDAALLDAAKKGCLARVKKLCTRDNVNCRDTQGRHSTPLHLAAGYNNLEVAEYLLQHGAEVNSQDKGGLIPLHNAASYGHVDVAALLIKFEACVNATDKWAFTPLHEAAQKGRTQLCALLLAHGADPTLRNQEGQSPLDLVTADDVRALLSAAMPPSALPGCYKPQVISVAASGAPPVAVVPPLFSSSSSSSSSSSPSSGADTTTAATTNSNTAALSKASNSSSSPPPSSSSSSAFPEMSALLPVAEGSSGAEKKEEAVDLSISQFLKNLGLEQLLEIFDREQITLDVLVEMGHRELKEIGINAYGHRHKIIKGVERLISGPQSLNPYLTLNTANSGTILIDLSADDKEFQSVEEEMQSTIREHRDGGHAGGVFSRYALVKIQKVCNKKLWERYTHRRKEVSEENHNHSNERMLFHGSPFVNAIIHKGFDERHAYIGGMFGAGIYFAENSSKSNQYVYGIGGGTGCPLHKDRSCYVCHRHLLFCRVTLGKSFLQFSAMKMAHSPPGHHSVTGRPSVNGLALAEYVIYRGEQAYPEYLITYQIMKPDESADG; encoded by the exons ATGGCCTCAGTAGCTGCAGGGTTCTGGGGTTCGGCCGCCTGCTGCTCGCACTCCAAATACCCCAGAACCAGCAGTCTGAAAGTGGGACGAGGCCGTTCGCCGCCGTCCATGTCATCCGGCCGGAGATGTTCTGGGGTGTCCGGGCTCGGGGGTGGGGCTGTGTCCCCGGGGCCCGTGCTGGCAGAGGTGGTGGAGCTCGGCGTGGGGTCGGCGGCAGGCGAGGCCAGCAGGGAGCTGTTCGAGGCCTGTCGGAGCGGAGACCTGGAGCGAGTTCGGAAACTGGTGTCAGCCAAGAACGTGAACAGCCGGGACACAGCAGGGAGGAAGTCCACGCCTCTACACTTTgctgcag gCTTCGGTCGTAGAGACGTCGTGGACTTCCTCCTCCAGAACAGAGCCAACGTCCACGCCAGAGACGACGGGGGACTGATATCGCTCCACAACGCCTGCTCCTTTGGCCATGCTGAC GTGGTGAGTCTGCTGCTTCACCACGGGGCGGACGCCAACGCCAGAGACAACTGGAACTACACTCCACTTCACGAGGCAGCTATCAAGGGCAAGATTGACGTGTGCATCG tgctgctgcagcacggCGCCGAGCCGACCATCAGGAACACAGACGGTCGAACCGCTCTGGATCTGGCTGAACCGTCCGCCAAAGCAGTCCTGACAG GTGAATACAGAAAAGACGAGCTTCTGGAAAGTGCGAG GAGCGGGAACGAGGAGAAGCTGATGGCTCTGCTGACGCCGCTCAACGTCAACTGTCACGCTAGCGATGGACGAAAG TCGACGCCGTTACACCTGGCAGCCGGATACAACCGCGTCAAGACAGTCCAGCTGTTACTGCAGCACGGCGCTGATGTGCACGCCAAGGACAAGGG GGATCTGGTTCCTCTTCATAACGCCTGTTCGTACGGTCACTATGAGGTCACTGAGCTGCTGGTGAAG CATGGAGCCTGTGTCAATGCCATGGACCTGTGGCAGTTCACACCTCTTCATGAAGCCGCTTCCAAGAACCGAGTTGAG gtgtgCTCCCTCCTGCTGAGCTACGGAGCCGACCCCACCTTCCTCAACTGTCACAATAAAAGCTCCATCGACCTCGCTCCCACGCTGCAGCTGAAAGAACGGCTGGCCT ATGAGTTCAGAGGTCACAGCCTGCTGCAGGCAGCCAGGGAGGCCGATGTGGTCCGAGTGAAGAAGCATCTGAGCCTGGAGACCATCAACTTCAAACACCCCCACACTCAGGAGACGGCGCTG CATTGTGCGTCTGCCTCTGCATACCTGAAGAGGAAGCAAGTATGTGAACTTCTACTGAGGAAGGGCGCCAACGTCAACGACAAGACGAAAGA CCTGATGACCCCCCTCCACCTGGCGTCAGAAAAAGCCCACAACGACGTCATCGAGGTGCTGGTCAAACATGAAGCCAAG GTGAACGCAGTGGATCACCTCGGCCAGACGGCGCTGCATCGGGCCGCTCGCTGCGGTcacctgcagacctgcaggctgctgctgagcgCCGGCTGCGACCCGCTGCTCACGTCGCTGCAGGGATTCTCGCCTTCACAGCTGGGCAACGAGAGCGTGCAGGAGATCCTGCAAG aAGGAGTTCTGATCGGGAACTCTGAGGTCGACCGACAGCTGCTGGAAGCCTCCAAAACAGGAGACCTGGAAACTGTCAAG AAGCTCTGCACGATGCACAACGTGAACTGCAGGGACGTGGAGGGTCGACAGTCGACGCCGCTGCACTTCGCCGCCGGCTACAACCGGCTGGCCGTCGTCCAGTTCCTGCTGCAGCACGGAGCTGATGTGCACGCCAAGGATAAAGG AGGTCTGGTTCCTCTCCATAACGCCTGTTCATACGGTCACTACGAGGTCGCCGAGTTGTTGGTCCTTCACGGTGCCGTGGTCAATGTGGCTGACCTCTGGAAGTTCACGCCGCTGCATGAAGCAGCCGCCAAGGGCAAATACGACATCTGCAAACTCCtgctgcag CACGGTGCCGATCCGACCCGGAAGAACCGAGACGGTAACACCCCTCTGGATCTGGTGAAGGACACAGACACGGACATCCAGGACCTGCTGAGGGGCGACGCCGCCCTGCTGGACGCCGCCAAGAAAGGCTGCCTGGCCCGGGTGAAGAAACTCTGCACACGAGACAACGTCAACTGTCGAGATACACAGGGGAGACACTCTACACCGCTGCACCTGGCTg cggGCTATAATAACCTGGAGGTGGCAGAGTACCTGCTGCAGCACGGAGCTGAGGTGAACTCTCAAGACAAGGGAGGACTGATTCCTCTGCACAATGCTGCCTCCTATGGG CACGTAGACGTAGCCGCTCTGCTCATCAAGTTCGAAGCCTGCGTCAACGCCACCGACAAGTGGGCGTTCACTCCGCTGCACGAGGCCGCTCAGAAGGGCCGGACGCAGCTGTGTGCCCTCCTATTGGCTCATGGTGCAGACCCCACCCTCCGAAACCAGGAGGGACAGTCGCCGCTGGACCTGGTCACG gctgaTGATGTTCGGGCTTTGCTATCAGCTGCCatgcctccctctgctctccccgGCTGTTATAAACCTCAGGTCATCAGCGTGGCGGCCTCCGGTGCTCCACCTGTCGCTGTCGTCCcacccctcttctcctcctcttcttcctcctcctcctcttcatccccctcCTCTGGTGCTGACACCACAACAGCAGCCACGACCAACAGCAACACCGCTGCTCTCTCTAAGGCTTCAAACTCCTCAtcttcaccaccaccatcctctTCATCGTCCTCTGCGTTTCCTGAGATGTCGGCGCTGCTGCCGGTGGCTGAGGGCTCATCAGGCgctgagaagaaagaggaag ctgttgATCTCAGCATCTCTCAGTTCCTGAAGAACCTCGGACTGGAACAGCTTCTGGAGATCTTTGACAGAGAGCAG atcaCTCTGGATGTGCTGGTGGAGATGGGTCACCGCGAGCTGAAGGAGATCGGCATCAACGCCTACGGACACAGACACAAGATCATCAAAGGAGTGGAGAGGCTCATCAGCGGGCCGcaga gTCTCAACCCTTATCTGACATTGAATACAGCCAACAGCGGAACGATCTTGATCGACCTCTCAGCCGATGACAAAGAGTTCCagtcagtggaggaggag ATGCAAAGTACCATCAGAGAGCACCGAGACGGCGGCCATGCTGGAGGAGTTTTCAGCAGATATGCGCTGGTTAAG ATCCAGAAGGTCTGCAACAAGAAGCTGTGGGAGAGGTACACCCACCGCAGGAAGGAAGTTTCAGAGGAAAACCACAACCACTCCAACGAACGCATGCTCTTCCACG GCTCTCCGTTCGTCAACGCCATCATCCATAAAGGTTTTGACGAGCGTCACGCCTACATCGGCGGGATGTTTGGCGCTGGGATCTACTTCGCCGAGAACTCGTCGAAGAGCAACCAGTACGTTTACGGGATCGGAGGAGGAACGGGCTGCCCGCTGCACAAAGACCGCTCCTGCTACGTCTGCCACCG GCACCTGTTGTTCTGCAGGGTGACTCTAGGGAAGTCCTTCCTGCAGTTCAGTGCCATGAAGATGGCTCACTCTCCGCCGGGCCACCACTCTGTCACTGGCAGACCGAGTGTCAACGGCCTCGCGCTGGCCGAGTACGTCATCTACAGAGGAGAGCAG GCCTATCCAGAGTACCTGATCACTTACCAGATCATGAAGCCTGACGAGTCTgcagatggatga
- the LOC139349260 gene encoding uncharacterized protein gives MELGLSLRISWICLLFSGAACFPAKGDYRYPYAAPWGSSSGPAPGSNLQPEGSRGPLVSLQAEAVPQQPSSSTGNQSPSGLGAPSVAAGSSATYEPNRFIVTYESGSKAPEVPSQSAGYVGPQPPAGTGVETSGFNVQPQNVASTSGSSNVGSVHQAPPSLPPSGFAYPAGAAGSAATTFNLGDVALPYSNTPSSRFGDGPVPYSGAPSFGSSEVPLPYSGAPSFGSSEVPLPYSGAPSFGSSEVPLPYSGAPSFGSSEVPLPYSGALSSSFGDGPVPYSNTPSFGGPVPSFWDAQPAGGAHGYNEPSNWMPSAPSDLNVWGSDGELPQSVSEPFPLPPSSYIIQSKNGYQRERELFSYTEYSPETSASVASPSSAVRASAASPSNAVRAPSRPAPMTVARGGQKV, from the exons ATGGAGCTTGGACTCTCTTTAAG GATTTCTTGGATCTGTCTGCTGTTTAGCGGTGCTGCTTGTTTTCCTGCAAAAGGAG ACTACAGATATCCCTACGCAGCTCCATGGGGGTCCAGCAGTGGACCTGCTCCTGGATCAAACCTTCAACCTGAAGGCTCACGTGGTCCCCTGGTATCCCTGCAGGCTGAGGCAGTCCCCCAACAGCCCAGCTCTTCCACTGGAAACCAGTCCCCATCCGGTCTGGGAGCTCCCAGTGTGGCTGCAGGCTCATCAGCAACATATGAGCCCAACAGGTTCATTGTGACTTATGAGTCTGGCTCCAAGGCTCCTGAAGTCCCTTCTCAGAGTGCAGGGTACGTTGGCCCTCAGCCACCTGCCGGCACTGGGGTGGAGACGTCTGGCTTCAATGTGCAGCCTCAGAATGTTGCTAGCACCAGTGGAAGCTCAAATGTGGGATCAGTCCACCAggctcctccatctctccctccttctggCTTTGCGTaccctgctggagctgctgggagCGCAGCTACAACCTTTAACTTGGGAGACGTAGCCCTTCCTTACAGCAACACTCCGAGCTCGAGGTTTGGTGACGGACCCGTCCCTTACAGCGGTGCTCCAAGCTTCGGCTCGAGTGAGGTCCCCCTTCCCTACAGTGGTGCTCCAAGCTTCGGCTCGAGTGAGGTCCCCCTTCCCTACAGCGGTGCTCCAAGCTTCGGCTCAAGTGAGGTCCCCCTTCCTTACAGCGGTGCTCCAAGCTTCGGCTCAAGTGAGGTCCCCCTTCCTTACAGCGGTGCCCTGAGCTCGAGCTTTGGTGATGGACCCGTCCCTTACAGCAACACTCCAAGCTTTGGTGGGCCTGTTCCATCTTTTTGGGATGCGCAGCCTGCAGGGGGAGCTCATGGTTACAATGAACCAAGCAACTGGATGCCATCTGCTCCTTCTGACCTGAATGTCTGGGGTTCTGATGGAGAGCTGCCACAGAGCGTGAGTGAGCCATTTCCTCTGCCACCTTCGTCCTACATCATCCAATCCAAAAATGGCTACCAGAGAGAAAGGGAACTCTTTTCCTACACTGAGTATTCCCCAGAGACCTCTGCTTCAGTGGCCTCTCCCTCCAGTGCTGTGAGAGCATCAGCAGCCTCTCCCTCCAATGCTGTGAGAGCACCAAGCAGGCCTGCCCCAATGACTGTggccagaggaggacagaaggtTTAA